The following nucleotide sequence is from Zea mays cultivar B73 chromosome 1, Zm-B73-REFERENCE-NAM-5.0, whole genome shotgun sequence.
TTGGGTTAACCTTGGAGTAGGGTAACTCTTGATCAGCCTCGACttgagcagtagcagtagcatttGTTGGATTAGTAGGACTTTCAGTTTCTGCATGGACATCAGCAGCTACCAAAGTGCTAGAATCAACTGGCTTAAAGAAACGATGAAGTGTTGTTCTTGGTCTCTTTTGACTCTTCGTATCTTTATTGAACTGAAATTGAAAGCTAAAATAAGATGAGGAGCAATATTATCAGATTTGAGATTTTGGGTAGAAATAGCAATACTGACCTACCATAACCGAAGTGCCGAGCAGGAGCAGGCGAGCAGACTGCACTACTGCAGACCAGCAGACAACAATCAGCCGTCAGCCCGTCACCAGCCGAGGCGCCAAGCAGCCCGAGCTGAAGGCTGAAGCAGTGAGCTGAAGGCTGAAGCAGTGAGAAATAGCATGCTGTTTTATTCAGTTGTTGTGGCACATTTTGAGCTGAGCTCAGGCTTATGTTTCTTCTTTTAAAAGCTTTAGTTTGAATGCTCATAGGTTGCTCTAGACTACATTGGAAAACATGGCGCAACAGTTGGTGTCACTCGAGAAAAGAGAATTAAGTATGTCAAGCAAAGAGTTGACATAACATCACTATGTTTGTGTTGTTTCACTCATGCTTACATTTTTTCTATTTCAGATATGCAAAAGAAATACTTCAAAAGGAAATGTTACGTGTTGGGGAATTATGTGAAACTAAGAAGGCATACTATTTTGGGTATGTGCTCCTTGTCAAGCCTCGTGGACTTGTGGCTGGCATCTTCAAATATTAAGTTTCTGTTGAAAGTAGTGAGGTTCATTTGTTTTGCAGGTATATTATTCACCGCCTACTGATGTGTGCTCTTAGTCGAAGAGCTGAGGATGACCGAGATCATTATGGAAACAAAAGACTAGATCTTGCTGGTCCACTGCTTGGAGGGCTGTTTAGAATGGTTTGCCTAAATATACCAGAATATTAAATGCTCTTAATTCTTTTTTTCTGGATTAATAGCCTGATTTTGTTTTCTTCTGCAACTATAGCTTTTCAGGAAGTTAACAAGGGATGTGAGATCTTACATGCAAAAGGTTTTTTTCTGTCTAAACTGTTAAGTTCTAATTTTCTGGCCCATTTGATCGTTCTGGTTATTAACTCTTCCCTTTCCTTGATCCTAGTGTGTAGATAATGGAAAGGAAGTTAATTTTCAATTTGCTATCAAAGCAAAAACTGTTACCAGTGGCTTGAAGTACTCACTTGCTACTGGAAACTGGGGACAGGCTAACCAAGCTGGAACCAGAGCAGGGGTTTCTCAGGTGCCTATTTTTTTCTTCGCTTCTATTCTCATTTTTTAAGGCACTACATCTGACTTACGTGACTAGATCATGATGTGATAAAACTTTGTGTACCGTATTGTTCTCTAAAAGCCATGGTCTGTTTGAGTAACACTCTAAATTAATGTATAATATTGTTTTATGTTAAGTTTTATTCCTTTCAAGTTGATATATGTGTATTGTTTCTTCTGTTATGATGGTATGAAGACTGAATGTTTCAGTAGTGACTCCATCAGTAATTTGTTTTCTTTTAAATGGCAGTCAAATAAGAAGTTACAAGGTTTAAGGGAAGAATTGAATGCGATTGTCCCATACTTGGAGgagatgagaaagaagaaagttgAAAGATGGGACCAATTTGTTGATGTCATAGAGCAAATTAAGAAGGTTGCATCTGAAATCAGGCCTGCAGATATTGTACCCTTTAGAATTCCTGTGGATCAGTCTGATCTGTCTTTAAGAAAGCTGGAGGAGCTAACGAAAGAGCTGCAATCCCTTCAGAAGGAGAAGGTTAGCATCACTTGTTCAAATCCTCTTTATCTGTCTAATGAATATTACTCCCCATGTCTATTATTTTCCTTCAATACTCATACAAGTCTATAAATCTTATTGTCTGTGCCTGTTTTTAACAGAGTGATCGGCTGAAGCAAGTCATGGAACATCTTAACACTTTGCATTCGTTATGCGAGGTGCTTGGTGTAGACTTCAAACAAACAGTAAATGAGGTGCACCCTAGCCTGGGTGAGGCTGATGGATCAAAGAACCTAAGCAACTGTACAATTGAAAGCCTTGCATCAGCTGCAAGCAGACTGTGTGAATTGAAAGTCCAGAGGATGCAAAAGGTTAGCACTCTTTGTATCACTTAAGAAATTTCAATGATTCAGCGCAGTCAACCGTCAATCTTTTTGATTATTCAGTGCATTCACTAGTGTCAAATTTGATTCTTCAGCACAGGCAACCCTCAACAGTTTTCAATTATTTAGTGTCTTTAACATTGTTAATATGAAATTCTGAATGTCACAACTTCAAGATTTGGCCTCTAGCATGCTTGAACTTTGGAATCTCATGGATACACCACTTGAAGAACATCAGATGTTCCAGAATGTAACGTGCAATATTGCTGCTTCTGAACATGAAATAACTGAGCCTAACACCCTCTCTATTGACTTCCTCAGCTACGTGAGTTCATTGTTCTTCAGATATTGCTCATGCCACTGTTGCTATGTTTTTCTATGTTTAAGCTTGGAATGTTCTGAGATTGTATATTGATCTAAAATATAGGTGGAATCTGAAGTTTTAAGACTCGAGCAACTTAAAGTGAGCAAGATGAAAGACCTTGTTCTAAAAAAGAAGACAGAACTGGAAGAGCATAGGAGACGTGCTCATTTGATTAGCGAGGAAGGCTATGCAGCTGAATTTAGCGATGAGGTTATTGAGGCAGGTAAAGATCATATCCTGGAATGTAAACTTGTGTCCATTAAAATGTATTGCAGACCTGAAGATAATGGGAACATGAGAACGATCTTATCTACCTTCGCTTCCTACAGGAGTTGTTGATCCTGCGCTGGTGCTGGAACAAATTGAGGCTCACATTGCCACAGTGAAAGAGGAAGCCTTTAGCAGGAAGGATATTCTCGAGAAGGTTGAAAGATGGTTGAATGCATGTGAGGAGGCTCAGGTGACAATGCTCCATTTGATATTAATGACTTTCCTCAGTTAACTGGACGACCTAATTCTGCTGGAGGTGGTCAAGGACAATATGGTAATACTGCAATGCTACCAAATATTCTGATGATATCTAGACTATATATAACTTCTGACTACTCTTATTTGAAGGATCACTGAGAAAGCATGGAGTAAGCGTCAATGCCATTGTACAACAAAACCAGGAATTCAGCATTCAGAATGAAGATTTTCTAGCTTTACCAGGTAATAAAGGTGTGTGATCACCAATCACCATTGCTAGTCTCATTATGCATGTAATAGAGAAAAAAGAACTTACCCTTGTTTGACATGATATGAACGGCCACCTGTTCCTGTTACTAGCCACTCGTTCCTGTTACTGGTCCAGTTATTTTTTTAGCTTTGTGCACTTACATTTCATCtgttattatttatatttttagttTGGATAATTGCATTCAGGCATTCACAATATATGCTATAATTCAGCACTATAGGATAATATACCCAATAAAGACAGCACAATGATGTATGTTCAACTTGTTCTTTTGCAACTGATCTCTTTCCAGCATGTCCAGGCCTTAATTATCTGAAATATGTTCCTTTTTTCGTCAAACCAATGTAGCTTGTTTCATGGGAAGAAGGTGGTTACAAGATTTCTGATTATCCGATGCCGAGAGGAGAGGTAGTGGTTGGCGGACACAGTACAACAAAAGGCTATAGGACTAAGTACAACAAAAGGCTATAGGACTaactgtattgtatgtgatattctgtgtggcatgtgatattatgtgtgtctaatttttcatttctgtattttttattttttgtactATGTGAATTTCATGATTTCTTATATCTTTGTGTACATGCATGTGATTTAATGGCAGTTGtgtatttatgagaattttggtttattttgtaggattccggctcCCATCAAGTGACTCTTTCCCCTCACGTtgactttgcggacagatgtctcaattctagtgatggagctacgaacaacaatctgatgtcctgatcgagagcgacggagctaatgtttgaacttgtgaactatggatgtgaacttgtgtgaatttgtgaacttatgtatttggacttatgtgaatttgcgaacttatatatttggacttatgtgaatttgtgatatgaacatatatcaatgtgtttgaaatctgtattgtatgtgatatattgtgttgcatgtgatattttGTGTGTCTATTTTTTCATTtttgtatttttattttttttctggaaaagggttaagaacgtggatacccacgttcttaaccttaagaacgtgggtaccgtcgaacttattgtgCAGTCTGTGCAGACCCACgcagggttaagaacgtgggtacccacgttcttaatgttaagaacgtgggtaccgtcaaaTTTATTGTGCAGTCCGCGCAGACGTCCGCAGGACACATAAGTTCGACGGtcacgtggccccgtcgaacttaaggttaagaacgtgggtgccgtcgaacttatgggaaaaaattcgacggcccccgtcgaacttaaaaacgcacgttcttaacattaagttcgacggtacccacgttcttaacattaagttcgacggtacccacgttcttaaccttaagttcgacggggccgtcgaacttacttctctaagttcgtccaaaaatcgtcgtcggctatattcgtcggtaaacccacgttcttacggtaagttcgacggcttattacattaagttcgacggtttttcacccacgttctttaaccaatTTCTTGTAGTGAATTCTTTTTCGCTTCACCCCTCCAGCACCTTTGTCAAgcctttcataatcagggtattcaaatttcaacgcgtccattacccggttcaatcttcgtttcagccgggtaccgaaggctgcggtcatcagttgatcttcctttttggtataattcccaagtatctcgttgcacatgGTCTCAAT
It contains:
- the LOC103644915 gene encoding DNA-directed RNA polymerase II subunit RPB2-like; the protein is MLSVKSRRADCTTADQQTTISRQPVTSRGAKQPELKAEAVALDYIGKHGATVGVTREKRIKYAKEILQKEMLRVGELCETKKAYYFGYIIHRLLMCALSRRAEDDRDHYGNKRLDLAGPLLGGLFRMLFRKLTRDVRSYMQKCVDNGKEVNFQFAIKAKTVTSGLKYSLATGNWGQANQAGTRAGVSQVPIFFFASILIF
- the LOC103638715 gene encoding 65-kDa microtubule-associated protein 9, which translates into the protein MRKKKVERWDQFVDVIEQIKKVASEIRPADIVPFRIPVDQSDLSLRKLEELTKELQSLQKEKSDRLKQVMEHLNTLHSLCEVLGVDFKQTVNEVHPSLGEADGSKNLSNCTIESLASAASRLCELKVQRMQKVSTLCIT